ATAGGTATCCAAGGTTTTCTGGACTGGAAAGTTTGCTTGTTTTAGTCGCCTCTGTTTTTGATTTTCATCTCTCATTTCTATCTCTACTTCAAGTAAGGCTAACAAATACTCTTCATAGCTAAGGTTACGTTCTTCAGCTTCTCTTGCGAGAGAGCGATACTGTTTGTGAATGGTAGGCATTCTAAGCTGCTTGGTTAAATGATCCACTAGTAATTCTGTTGTCATCTTACTGACCTCCTGTTAATTGTCCATATTGAGCTACATTCGATTTTTTAACTTTATAATCTACTAGATTAGTAGGCGTTTTCTCTTTCGAAAGGTCATGGATTTTGACGTTTGCGTTTGTCAGTTTTTGAATTATTTCATGAACCACTTCATACCTAAATATCTGCGTTTGTTCCGCCTGTTGTAAAGCTTGCGTGAGTTTCTCCATTCCTATCTCCCGATGGAGAAGGAGTAGACGAATAAACTTTCGATCTCCTGCAGCACCTTCTTGTTCACGCATCTTTTGATGGAAACGCCTGAACACTTCTGGTACTTTAGAAGATTGAAAGGCACGGGCATCTCTGACAGCACGTGGTTTCTTTAATAGAGCTTCTAGATAATGATCTAAAACGGTAACCATTTGATTTCTCTCATAGGAACGAGAATGTTCCGCGATCACTTGATTTTGAGCCACAACGATCACACGATCCACAAAAATTTTTGCCCACACAGCTTGACCGACATAGCTACATGGAACAGAGTATTGGTTGGTATCAACGGTTATTAAAGATGTTTTATTTACTTGGCATGAAACAAGCCTACACGCCTCAAAACGGTTCTCTGGCAATGGGTGAAGCTGTTGTTTCTCCTTTTCCCACATAGCTAAAACTGTTTCTTTTGAGTAAGGTACCATTCGTCTATCAGCCTCTTGTAGGCACCATTCTGAAAGGTATTCATTTAATTCCTCTAACGATTGGACTTCTGGTTTAGGTACAAGGGCATTTCTTCTTATATAACCTACTGTCCCTTCAATGCGTCCTTTTTCGTTTCCAGATCGTACATTACAAAATTCTGCTTTGAATAAATAATGAGCCTGGAGAGCGATAAAAGATTCTTGTTCGAGGCGATCACGCCCCTGAAGAATTTTAAGTACAGCTGTTTTTAAATTATCGAAGAGTCCTTCAGTTGGAACGCCTCCAAAAAACTCAAACGCATGAACAAAACCATCTAAGAAAGCTTCTTGTTTTTCATTTAGATAAGCTCTTACAAATCGTAGGCGGCTTGCCGAAAGCTGAATGCAAAAGAGGTAAACACGTTGCGTTCGA
This genomic stretch from Metabacillus sp. B2-18 harbors:
- the istA gene encoding IS21 family transposase — encoded protein: MAQFHRIKFLKEVEGLSQRQIAEKLGISRNTVSKYLKQNVAPTTIQRQKVYGTKQYSDETKRVLPIIDQWLEEDLKSWGKQKHTAARIFNRLEDEYDFKGSASNIRKIVAKRKKKLQEVFIPLDFQLGHQFQFDWGEADIILQGRTQRVYLFCIQLSASRLRFVRAYLNEKQEAFLDGFVHAFEFFGGVPTEGLFDNLKTAVLKILQGRDRLEQESFIALQAHYLFKAEFCNVRSGNEKGRIEGTVGYIRRNALVPKPEVQSLEELNEYLSEWCLQEADRRMVPYSKETVLAMWEKEKQQLHPLPENRFEACRLVSCQVNKTSLITVDTNQYSVPCSYVGQAVWAKIFVDRVIVVAQNQVIAEHSRSYERNQMVTVLDHYLEALLKKPRAVRDARAFQSSKVPEVFRRFHQKMREQEGAAGDRKFIRLLLLHREIGMEKLTQALQQAEQTQIFRYEVVHEIIQKLTNANVKIHDLSKEKTPTNLVDYKVKKSNVAQYGQLTGGQ